One Leishmania major strain Friedlin complete genome, chromosome 5 DNA segment encodes these proteins:
- a CDS encoding putative phosphoprotein phosphatase, producing the protein MDPPPVPPSPQQAPIETPGGHHHAVALRTESSISLDTIQAVTINREKLSEWHHKIRAKLFPMVSGFFVRCRVEDSVDGRALYKVGRIKNLKPDWSVELDLLTTDEIRAGRNNTNYDCISNAKLSAAECNSWLARVSPDLLPDITSTIYRMEERMHMLEAVILAEPAFHSRRRDERRRDEQATSSAPQLPEKYVFSQNVLLCEDDYVSLPQTVTIVDLFQNAVGPKGVAEPDTPRAGCAPNTRSRVGDEAVASHSTMMQLQDMRNYMNSPTQPPVDPTRLIDMIRRAANPSHNSFTYDNLPEFCKLVISVCSMCREVVAKEPLFVHLKSPITVFGDIHGNFADMGYFLEKVIAFDDVMLKYTMQNLLFLGDYVDRGVFSLECVMYLFALKVINPAKVTLLRGNHESPEVNGDMDVYGYSSFKYQCLDKFGRDRGMDVWVAVNEVFQYLPVIADIDKKIFCVHGGLPQYSGGEDKRLEILSDPNFPRIPVVQCADPTNVAQRMMVNDLLWSDPAPPEQQLDRYGFGPNPRGPDIKTFGSRAVDMFCERYNYQYIFRAHQEKADGLRLSDNARVVTIFSTSDYAGHQNGAGCIFVANGKMRMAIKKPQRQEVQRETKGPVSPRTLSKSAPGFVVRMKKP; encoded by the coding sequence TTCCCGATGGTGTCCGGCTTCTtcgtgcgctgccgcgtggAGGACTCGGTGGATGGGCGGGCACTGTACAAGGTAGGTCGCATCAAGAACCTGAAGCCGGACTGGTCCGTTGAACTGGACCTCCTCACCACTGATGAAATCCGCGCTGGCCGGAACAATACCAACTACGACTGCATCAGCAACGCTAAGCTGTCTGCCGCAGAGTGCAACTCGTGGCTCGCTCGCGTGTCGCCAGACTTGCTGCCGGATATCACCTCTACCATCTACCGCATGGAGGAGCGCATGCACATGCTGGAGGCTGTCATCTTAGCCGAGCCGGCTttccacagccgccgccgtgacgAGCGCCGCCGTGATGAGCAGGCTACCTCTAGCGCCCCGCAGCTGCCGGAGAAGTACGTCTTCTCCCAGAatgtgctgctgtgcgaggACGACTACGTCAGTCTGCCACAAACGGTCACCATTGTGGATCTCTTCCAGAATGCGGTAGGCCCGAAGGGCGTAGCCGAGCCGGACACCCCACGCGCCGGCTGTGCGCCGAACACGCGCTCCcgcgtcggcgacgaggcAGTGGCGAGTCACAGCACAAtgatgcagctgcaggacatGCGCAACTACATGAACTCGCCGACGCAGCCACCAGTGGACCCGACGCGGCTGATCGACATGATCCGTCGTGCCGCCAACCCGTCGCACAACAGCTTTACCTACGACAACCTGCCGGAGTTTTGCAAGCTGGTCATCTCCGTGTGCAGCATGTGCCGTGAGGTGGTGGCGAAGGAGCCGTTGTTCGTGCACCTGAAGTCTCCCATCACCGTCTTTGGCGACATCCACGGCAACTTTGCCGACATGGGCTACTTCCTGGAGAAGGTGATCGCCTTCGACGACGTGATGCTCAAGTACACGATGCAGAATCTCTTGTTCCTCGGCGACTACGTTGACCGCGGCGTCTTTTCTCTGGAGTGCGTCATGTACCTTTTTGCCCTGAAAGTGATCAACCCAGCCaaggtgacgctgctgcgcggcaacCATGAGTCACCCGAGGTGAACGGAGACATGGATGTGTACGGCTACAGCTCGTTCAAGTACCAGTGCCTCGACAAGTTTGGCCGCGACCGCGGCATGGATGTGTGGGTGGCGGTCAACGAAGTGTTCCAGTACTTGCCAGTGATCGCCGATATCGACAAGAAGATCTTCTGCGTTCACGGTGGCCTGCCGCAGTACTCCGGCGGCGAAGACAAGCGCCTCGAGATTCTGTCCGACCCGAACTTTCCGCGCATTCCGGTGGTGCAGTGCGCGGACCCCACCaacgtggcgcagcgcatgatGGTAAATGACCTGCTCTGGTCTGACCCGGCGCCGCCCGAGCAGCAACTCGACCGCTACGGCTTCGGCCCCAACCCCCGAGGCCCGGATATCAAGACGTTTGGCTCCCGGGCAGTGGACATGTTCTGTGAACGGTACAACTACCAGTACATCTTTCGTGCGCACCAGGAGAAGGCGGATGGGCTACGGCTGTCCGACAACGCCCGTGTCGTCACCATTTTCTCCACGTCTGACTACGCCGGGCATCAGAACGGTGCGGGCTGCATTTTCGTGGCGAATGGAAAGATGCGCATGGCCATCAAgaagccgcagcggcaggaggtgcagcgagAAACGAAGGGGCCGGTGTCACCGCGCACGCTGTCCAAGAGTGCGCCTGGCTTTGTCGTGCGCATGAAGAAGCCGTAG